TTTCGGCTGATTTGTTACGGGctgttttgttattattattattgtcttcattTTAAAGTGtatttctggatttattgatcgagtcagctaaaatatatataaaatgtaTATCGTGTTAATCATCGtgcaatgttctgtggaattgttctgtagcataccaacagccttttttgcaattctgagcccaatcgagcaatcagaaccaatttccagatcgaatgagtgtcgtaggtgtattttcctatatattttggttgaaatccccatacaaacttcaaatcaaatgtgccagcttatgcaacaagcgattgagctgaaatttttagagattgattttctcatcaaaagacacaatcctggggggtgcctcgtggaattcgacatcattttttctccccatactaagctggacCCAGAATAATGTGGATtttgtacagcagaatactacAGTAGaactcggcacagtagcggttatgtatacaaataaagaaaggaattaaaaaatatctgtcctatttttaaaacttctCTGCATTGTTTTAgtaatacattttattgattaCAAAGTTTACAGCAACAAGTTCGGTATATCCAGATGTGCGAGGTGACCGATTCTCTTCAGGAATGGATTGACTTCACATGCGTAAGCAAATCCTTTCGCGAAATTTCTCCTATCCCAGTCGATCCAGCTAACCTTGTCACCGATATCCTCGCAGAACAGATAATTCTCTTCGATCTGCTCCATTGAGGTTATGTGGATATCGTTCACTCCCACTAGTGCGATACCAGCGTTGTTCCTTTCGTCATGCAATACTTTGTAGAAGATCCTTGGCGCTGGCAAACGTTGGACTCCATTCGGTTCATAGTCTAAATAGATTGGTTGCTGATCGCCATTCACATCGGTCTGAGTATGGGCTCCGTACGTGCCTCCGTAGACGGTGAGGTGAAGGTTCCGGACACCAAGTAAGACGCGAACCTGCTCTTCAATGCGCAGCCAGTTTCCATCGTTGAAATTTTGCCATTGCGGAGCAGCTACTAAAAACCAGAACGTGGCGTTCTGGTGGGTGCCATATATGAAGTCTGCGCGGGCAGCGATGTGACCTCGAGCCATGTAAACTCCCGAATTGGTATCACGAACAAGGTTATCAGCAAGTTCTTGGGACTGTAGGATTTCAGCGATAGTTTCTCGTTGTTTGTTGGCAGTGTAGAGGTAGTTGGCCTGAATTCCTGGATGGAAATCACCTTGGTACCAATTAGGTCGTGGATTGCCAGACTGATGCCCAGCATTGGCAGGACCCATTTCATGTTTGATCCAGTGGTTCTCGAAGGTCTCTTCATTGTGGCAGATGCTCATGATTTTGGGGAAACGGGATCCGACGTAAAATCCGATTTCGATGATCGACGCATTTTCCTCGCATGGTTCATACGTCCGTCGACCACTGCTATAGAAAAGTTGTCTGCACGAGAAGTCACTGAATTGGTACATAGTGCTTTTGaagttgaaaatcgtatctatGACACAGGATACGGTGATCGTGTTTGTGTCTGGTGCCAAGTTGAACCCATTGCTGCAGGCGAGTTCTACAGTTTCGCCGGGATTGAACTCCAACAGCCTATTACCTGACGCTGGGTAACGGAACTCTTCTGTTCCAGGAATGAGGATCAAAGGCTGCGGGCTTGGCAGCTGGTTGTTGATGTTGAGCGAACACACGGGAGCTATAAATTAGAGatgattttcttttcttcaatttttaaccaaattcagttgaagaaattcgtaccAAATCTCTCATTATCATTTATCGTCAAAGGTATTTCTCTAGATTCacaaaaaattccgaagaataataaaaatgacacaaTCGACAAGAAACTATCCATCTCTTTGACACTCCCCCAACAGAGATGATTGACCacagaaatagcaaaaaccaGACCCACCGGTGCGGTGATTGCTTTTATATCAACTTCCGAGCAGATTAGAAATCAATTTCCAACAAATTGGCAATGTCTGCTACTGATTATGATGCGATAACGTGACGGCATCTTTTCGCGGAAAACCCTGAACAAGTTTACCATGGTTTGTCTGGAGCATGACCACCAGTGGTGACTTTTAAGTTTTATGATGGGTGGATAAaattatcaaacataaatttgattcaaCTTGACTTTAAATATTATTTACCGGAATCTGGTTACATATAGTTATCAATTACGTGAACCAAACTGAACATTTTAATGCTAAATTAAGTATTGCAAGCGTGATATGAGAAGTCTGATATTACATGCTGATTGATATAAATTGATAACTGGAATAAAACACATAATAATAAGAAAGCAAGCATTATTGGCGTGATGTACTGCACATGCCTATAAATCAATGTCCAATCAATCCATGCAATCTCAAGGCTATTATGATACACTAGCGATATACTTTTTGAAATATCGTCTTATTTTTCTTTTGATTGAGCATCAAGTTCGAAAAGGCCTGTATCGCAAATTATATACCCGGCTTTCTCTTGATTGTTCTTTGAACTTTTCACTTTAAACTGCGCTTCGTTACAGAAGTCCATAATTTGTTCAAGTAGTTTGAATTTGTTTGTTGTTCTGGCGTTTCGGAGAATTTCCGTCAAATTTCGAAAACGTCCCCATCAAAGCCATTTTCACTTCTTAGCGTTCCAAACTTTGGGCAATGCAGTACTAAGTGTTCAGCACTTCCTGCTTCATCACACATGTCATAACTGCGGTCTTCGACAATCTTCATTTTGTGCTTACAGTAGTTGAGCTGTGACCACTGATTAGTCTATTCGAGAGTCGGATTCCTTTGCCAATGGTGAATATTCAAATTTCTTAATAACAGC
The nucleotide sequence above comes from Armigeres subalbatus isolate Guangzhou_Male chromosome 3, GZ_Asu_2, whole genome shotgun sequence. Encoded proteins:
- the LOC134224356 gene encoding uncharacterized protein LOC134224356; the protein is MDSFLSIVSFLLFFGIFCESREIPLTINDNERFAPVCSLNINNQLPSPQPLILIPGTEEFRYPASGNRLLEFNPGETVELACSNGFNLAPDTNTITVSCVIDTIFNFKSTMYQFSDFSCRQLFYSSGRRTYEPCEENASIIEIGFYVGSRFPKIMSICHNEETFENHWIKHEMGPANAGHQSGNPRPNWYQGDFHPGIQANYLYTANKQRETIAEILQSQELADNLVRDTNSGVYMARGHIAARADFIYGTHQNATFWFLVAAPQWQNFNDGNWLRIEEQVRVLLGVRNLHLTVYGGTYGAHTQTDVNGDQQPIYLDYEPNGVQRLPAPRIFYKVLHDERNNAGIALVGVNDIHITSMEQIEENYLFCEDIGDKVSWIDWDRRNFAKGFAYACEVNPFLKRIGHLAHLDIPNLLL